The window GCGGCCTCTTTATGATTGGCAAGAAAGATGAAAACTACTATATCATCACGTCTAACCGCATTGCGATTGACAAAAAAATAGAGCTGGAGTCTGCCCTGCTACAAGTCAATCAAGCAAGCCCCGAAGAGCTCAAGGAAATGTACCGCAAACAAATAAAAGAAGGCAAACTCTCAGAAAAAGGAGGTGCAGGGCTAGGGCTGATTGATATGGCTCGGAAGGTAGGCGAAAAACTTGACTATCATTTTTTGCCTTATGATGACAACTACTTTTTCTTTGTGCTCAATGTGGTGCTGAACAGCAAGAAACTTTCTGGCAAACACATCTCATCTGCAGAGCACGACAACGACAACGAAACACCTGCTGACGAAGCCCCCACCCAAGCATAACCCAGCGTTCTATGCCTGCCATTACAGACTACTACCAACTATTGGGCCTGAGCCGCAACGCCACCCAAACTCAAATCAAAGAAGCCTACCGAGAGCTGGCCGTAAAGCTACACCCCGACCGCAACCCCGGCAACCCCCACGCCGAAGAACATTTCAAGCAAATAACGGAAGCCTACAACGTATTGAGTAACCCCAAAAAGAGGGCACAGTATGACCAACTACGGCTCACGCGGCGCATGCAAGAAATGGTGGCTACTGGCAATGTAGACTTAGCAGAGACCCTCAAAGATATTTTTGGGGAAAATATCCTGACTAACTTTGTTGATGATCTTGTCAATTATCGTGGAGAAGACATCCGCCAAACACTGCACATCAGCCTCGCAGAAGCCCTTGAAGGCAGCCAACAACGCATCGAAGTCTTAGGCAAGCCGCTGCGCATACAACTCAAACCCGGTATCGCCCACGGGCAAGTACTCAAAATAAAGGGACAAGGGGGGGAAGGCTCCAAACCCGAAAAACGTGGCGACCTCCTGTTGACCATTCACATTAGCCCACAGCCCGGTTTCACACGCCAAGGCAATGACCTTTATACCCATTATACGATAGACCTCTATACCGCCTTGTTGGGCGGCCAAGTGCAAGTACCTTCTTGGAAAGAAGGCTTCGAACACCCCCTGAGCATTCCGGCAGGCATACAGCCCAACACCACCCTGACGCTTCAGGGGCACGGTGCGCCTCTGTATGAGCAGCCTGGCGAGTATGGCAATCTACACATCAATGTCCAAGTAGCCCTTCCCACACAGCTCAGCCCCGAAGCACAAACGCTTGTCCAAAAATTGGCACAAAAAGCCCCAGTGCAGTTTAAAAGTCTGCCTTCTGAAGATACCGCCAAGGCATCCGAGGAATGAATTTACCCCCCAACGCACACAAACCCGTGGGTACGTTTGTTTAAGGGGTAAAAAAATCTATTTTTGTAAAAAAAACCACCCAACTCAAACTTGTATATTCATGAGCGTATTAGTTAATAAGCAATCCAAAGTCATTGTACAAGGCTTTACCGGTACTGAAGGCACCTTCCACGCCGGCCAAATGATAGAGTACGGCACCCAAGTGGTAGGCGGAGTAACGCCGGGCAAAGGTGGTCAAACACACCTCGACCGTCCTGTGTTCAATACTGTAAAAGAAGCAGTAGACCAAGCCGGAGCAGATGTATCGATTATTTTCGTTCCCCCTCCATTTGCTGCTGATGCTATTATGGAAGCTGCCGACGCTGGCATCAAAGTTATTGTCTGCATCACTGAGGGCATCCCTGTCAATGATATGATTGCTGTCAAAGAATACCTTCGCGATAAAGATGCCCGCCTTATTGGCCCTAACTGCCCCGGTGTAATTACCCCCGGTGAGGCCAAGGTAGGAATTATGCCCGGATTTGTATTCAAAAAAGGCAAAATCGGCATCGTTTCTAAATCAGGAACCTTGACTTACGAAGCCGCAGACCAAGTAGTGAAGGCCGGTTTGGGAATCACAACTGCCATCGGTATCGGTGGAGACCCTATCATCGGTACTACTACCAAAGAAGCCGTTGAGATGTTGATGAATGACCCTGAGACCGAAGGCATCATCATGATTGGCGAAATTGGGGGTAACCTCGAAGCCGAAGCCGCCCGCTGGATTCAAGCCAATGGTAACAAAAAGCCAGTGGTTGGTTTTATTGCCGGACAAACCGCCCCCAAAGGCAAACGTATGGGACACGCCGGTGCTATTATTGGTGGCGCTGACGATACGGCAGAGGCCAAAATGCGTATTATGCGTGAGTGTGGCCTACACGTAGTGTCTACCCCAGCCGAAATTGGAACTACAATGATTGAAGCTTTGAAGAAATAAGCCGAAGGAGCATTTCAGTGAACCCAAGATACAAAGCGCTTTCTTGGGGTAGAAGTCACAGAAAAGCCAAAATTAAACCAATAGCTCTCAGCAGATACTGAGGGCTATTGGTTTGTTATTCTCAGACCAAATTTGATTGGGTATGAATCAGAATAGACTTATAGCAAAATCTGTTTTATGGTTCTTCCGAAACTTCGACCCCAACCCTTAGTGATAGGTAGACCTATCACTAAGGGATTTTTTTTCGCTAAGACTCATAGGATTTAGGGGTTAAAGGGACTTGGTTGTTCTCAAGTGTTTTCATTTCCCTAATCATTTTTGATTGGTTGTAATGACCTTAGCCCCACAACCACAGAAGGGTCTATTTTGTGCTCAAGGGTGTTCAGCACCTATATTTCCCAAGCCAATGTTGGTAGGGAGATGCTTAGTTGTTTTGAGTTTTAGGTTTGACTTGCTCATTGATGAGATACACCAACAATCCAGCGCCCACGATGGCCAAGGCCACGAGCGATTCCTTGGTGCGTGTGGTGAAGATGAAGTACATCGTCCAGCCGGTAGCCGCCAAGAAAATCAGCGGTGTTATGGGGTAGCCCCAAGTGCGATAAGGTCGTGGGGCGCTTGGGGTACGCAGACGCATCACAAAAACCCCCAATACGGTAGAGAATGTAAAGATGTCGAGTGTGAAGGCGATGGCGAAGAGCACTTGGTCGAAAGTAGAGGTCAAAATCAATACCGCCGCTACCAAGCTCTGAAACACAATGGCCATAGAGGGAATGCCTTTGGCATTGGTACGCGCCCAAAAACGCAGTAGGTGAAGGTCTTGCCCCATTACTTGCGTAACCCGAGGACCGGCAAACACCATCGCACTGATAGACGAAATCAGGAGCAAAGCAATGACCATCCCCATTACTTGGCTACCCACACCACCCAAGAACATCTGTGCTGATACATAGCCTACTTCGAGTGAGGTACCGAGCTTGGCCTGCTCTGCGCCATATACCGCCGCCGGAACAGTATACAAAAATACAAAGTTGAGCAGCAAATAGGCTATCATCACTGCCAAAGTACCCAAAAATAGTGAGCGAGGTACGTTACGCTGTGGGTTTTCAATCTCAGTAGCCAAGTAGGCCGAGGCATTCCAACCCGAATAGGCAAAAGACACAAAAGCCAATGAAACAGCAAAGCCGCCGCTGAAAATCATACTCCAATCACCAGTAACGGGCAACAGATTGACAGGCTGTGGCTCAGGGGTAAGCAATAGCCCTAGGCCAATAAAAACGATGATAAGTGTTACTTTGACACTGGTAGAAAATATCTGGAAAATACTGCCTAGCTTCAGGTCTGTGGCGTGGATGAGTGTAATCAGTACCAACACACTCAGCGCGACGGCTTGCTCCGGTAAGGCCGGAAATACCGCCGAAACATAACGCCCTAAGGCCATCGCCGAGAGCGCAATAGGTGCGGCAAAGCCTACCCACATCGAAGCCCAACCTGACAAAAAGCCGTAGGCAGGATGATAAATCTTAGACAAAAAATGGTACTCACCGCCTGAGCGGGGCATCATCCCGGCTAGCTCTCCATAGCTCAGCGCACCACAGAGCGCCACTATCCCCCCAACCAACCAAAGCATCAATAGCGGGAACGTATTCGTAACCCCTCCCAGTACTTGGTAGCCCAAACTCGTAAATACACCTGCGCCAATCATATTGGCCACTACTAAAGATACAGCCGTATAAAAACTCACTTTGGCTGTAGAGAGGTTTTGGTTCATTTTGCTCCGTTTTGTTGAATAGTTATACCTTGATTTTCTTGATTTTCAGTACCCACATCTCCAAATCAACTTTGATTGCGTATACAAAAGATAAAGGCGGCTCTAAGGCCGCCACAAGTATACACATTTTATATCAAGATTCACTTGACTTGAGGATTCACAGCGTTTGATTTTCTTGATTTTCAGTGCCCATATTTCTCCGACTAATGCTAACGGAGATATTGCTTTGGCAAATCAGCTTGCCGACAGATTTAGGACAAAGACTGGTTTTCGATAGAGGCCAACTCCAAAATCTTCTGATACTCGTCGGGCTTGAGGTCGTTGAAGAAGTAATATACAGGGTTGACCCACTCGCCATTGTAAAACACCTCGTAGTGTAAGTGAGGAGCAGTGGAGAAACCTGTGTTGCCTACATACCCAATTAACTCGCCGCGCTTTACCTTTTGGCCAGGGCGCACCGCAAAGGCCGACATATGGGCGTAGTAAGTTTCGTATCCATATCCGTGATTGATTTTGACGGCATTGCCATAACCTCCCGAAAACTTGGCCTCTGTGATGGTACCATCGCCGGTAGCATAAATAGGCGTGCCGTGAGGCGCGGCAAAATCAACCCCAGGATGAAACTGTGCCACCTTATAAATGGGGTGCATCCGTACGCCAAAACCAGAGCTGAGGCGTGTTAGTTGTTTGTTGTTGATGGGCTGAATGGCGGGGATAGAGGCCAACATTTTGGATTTGTTTTTGACTAGCATCGAGATTTCATCATAAGATTTGCTCTGTACATACATCTTGCGTTTTAGCTCGTCTATCTTTTGGAAAGTCCCCACGATGAGGTCTTCTTCTTGTAGGCCTTTTTTGAGCAAATCTTCGTAGCGGTTTACGCCACCAGTACCGGCATTGCGCACAGAGGCGGGAATAGGCTCGGCTTCAAAGATAACTCGGTAGATATTATCGTCGCGTTTTTGAAGGGCGGTCAACATTTCGTTGACTTCGGTGAGTTGTTTTTTGATTAGCTTGTAGTGCATCAACAACTCCTCGTTTTTCTTTTTCAACACAATCTCTTGGTCGGTTTTGTAGTATCGGCTGAAGATAAGCGTCATGCCGAGGGCAAAAATCACAGATAAGGTAACAAAGCCTAAAAGGTTGAGGACTATGTCGACCGGGCGAACTTTCACTACTTCATACTTACAGGTCTCTGTGTCGTAGTAATACTTTACTCTTGCCATAAATTGTGAGAATAAATCCAACTTAAAAATTCGACGAGTGTTTGTTTTTTTTCGATTAACCACCTGTCGAAGGGGTTGAGTGAGGTTGTTTAGACCTCCCCCAACATAGCAACGACAAAGTTAATACCTATTATGCTAAAAACCAGAAGAAATTTTACAATATTTTTTAAAACCCCTTCAAAACAGCTGTTTAAGGCTCATTTTACGGTAAAAACCTGAAAACAGCTCAGGTTTTGGCCGCAACTAGGGGGTATGATTTCCCGTTGGTTTCCCCCTGTTTTGGAAGCAAACGTCCTATCAGAAGCACTTGGCATATTGTACGTTTCCTATTTGCGATTCCGAGCTAAAATGCGCATCTTGAGTACTCAAATGACTTTAAAACAACCTACTCGATTTTTATGAAAGCATTTTTGTGTAAACAATGGGGCACTCCCGACGACCTCGTATTGGAAGACATCAGCGCCCCCGAGCCTAAGCCGGGCGAGGTGCGTGTGGCTATCAAAGCCGTGGGCATCAATTATCCTGATGTACTGATGATTGCGGGTAAATACCAAGCAAAGCCTCCCTTTCCGTTTATTCCTTGTGGCGAAGTAGCCGGTGTAGTAGAGGCTGTAGGCGAAGGGGTTACTCACTTGAAGCCCGGGGCAAGGGTAATTGCGCTTTGCGAAACAGGCGGGCTGGCCGAGTTGGTCTGCACGCCGGCGATGATGGCCTTGCCCATCCCCGACAGCATGAGCTTTGAAGAAGCGGCTGCCTTTACAATCGTCTACGGGACGGCACACGTGGCGCTCAAACACCGTGGAAATATCAAGGCCAAAGACACACTCCTCGTTCACGGAGCGGGCGGCGGCGTTGGCTTGGCGGCCATCGACATTGCTCGGCACCTTGGGGCTACAGTCATCGCTACGGCCAGCACTGCCGAAAAACTGGCCGCCGCCAAAGAAAAAGGCGCTGCCCACTTGATTAATTATGTCGAAACTGACTTTGTAGAACAGACCAAGGCCATTACCCAAGGCCGTGGGGTAGACCTTGTGTTTGACCCCGTAGGTGGCGATGTGTTCGACAAATCGCTCAAGGTCATTGCTTGGGAAGGCCGCCTGCTGGTCATCGGTTTTGCCGGAGGCCGCATCCCCGAAGTGCCTACCAACTTGCTGCTGCTCAAAAACGCGGCTGCCGTGGGAGTGTTCTGGGGAGCCTACAGCAAACGCAACCCGCAGGTATTGCTCGGCTCGCTGATGGAACTGCTGCAATGGTACCAACAAGGGCATATCAAGCCACACGTCTCGCAGGCGCTGCCCTTAGCCCAAGCCCCTGAGGCACTCAAGGTGTTGGCCAACCGCCAAGCCATCGGAAAGGTGGTCGTAACTATCTGATGAATATACCTAATCAAAATTAGTTTGGAAAAATACATCTATTGAAAATCCTTGATAATCAAGAAAATCAAATCTTGTGAATCTTGGTATAAATTATTGTCAAATAACAGAGAGCACCTTTGTCGGCCCTCTCCTTACTCCTACTTCTCGAACCCTATGTCTACCCAAAGTCTTATTTCCCTCAACAAGAACCAGGTCCTACGTGAAGATTTTCGCGTCAGTACCAACTATTTTGAGAGCGATTTGCCCTTGCGGCATTTTCTCCAAACCCGCACCTCTGCCGAAGGCTATGCCCATATGCAGCCTAAGCTACAAGCCTTGGGCGAGGCAGCAGCTGGTGAGATGAACCCCCTTTCGCTCACCGCCGACAAGCAAGGCCCAGTGTTGGTGAAGCGCGATTTTTATGGCCGCGATACCAACGAGATTCAGTTTCATCCGGCCTATGACGCACTCAAGCGCATCGCCGTAGACTCGGATATGTTTCGGGTTAAGTGGGAGCCATCTTTGCGAGAGCGCTTTGCTCCTGAGCTGCACCGGCTGGGCTTTTCTACCGGTTTTCTGTATGCCATGAGCGAGAGCGGCCTCTACTGCCCCTTGTGTATGACCGATGGCGTGGCGCGGCTCATCGACCGCTACTGCAGCACGGAGGACAAGGCGCGGCTGCTGCCCCGTATCTACACCGACAAGGTCGAAGCGCTTTTTACAGGGGCGATGTTCCTGACCGAAAAAGCTGGCGGCTCGGATGTGGGAGCCAATATTGTCCGTGCTACCCCACACCAAGGCGACTACTACCTCCTCAATGGTGAAAAATGGTTTTGTAGCAATGCCAATGCCGAAATCATTTTTGCCCTCGCCCGCCCCGAAGGTGCAGCAGAAGGCACACGTGGTCTCGGTATTTTTTTGGTAGAAAAACAAAAACCTGACGGCAGCAAGAACGAGATGAACATCATCCGCCTCAAGGACAAACTAGGCGTACGCTCTATGGCCAGTGCAGAGTGTATCTTGACAGACACTTGGGGCAAGCTCATAGGTGAGGAGGGGCAAGGGTTCAAGATTATGACAGATATGATTAACCTCTCACGCCTCTACAACGCCGTAGCCGCCATGGGGGGCAGTCGGCGTGCGCTCATAGAAGTGTATCAGTTTTTGAAATACCGTACTACTTTTGGTAAGTCTGCGCTCGAACACGCCCTCATTCGCGAAAAAATGGCCGAACTAGGGACACTCCACCTGATGCAGTTTTACCTTACTTGGCGCGCCATTGAGGCGCTCGATGCTGCCGACAACGGCCACGAACAGGAGGCCGAACTCATCAGGCTGCTGACACCCATGGTCAAAAAATCGACCGCAGAGCACAGCGTGTATAGCATCAGAGAGTCGATGGAGCTGATGGGCGGCATCGGCTATATCGAAGATGGCGTGATGCCCAAACTCATGCGCGATGCGATGGTACTGCCCATTTGGGAGGGAGCAGGCAATATTATGACCTTGGATATGCTGCGGGCTTCGCTCAAATCGAATGGCTTTGGGGTAATGTGCGCCGAAATTGCCGCCTTGTTGCCCAAGGCCGGAGTACACGAAGCCGTTTTAGCTGCCCAACTACAGGAAATTCAGGCTGTGGCCAAGGAACTGTTCCGCCAGCCTCAGGAAATCATCGAGACAACAGCCAAGCCCCTGTTTGAGCGCTTGACCAAGCTCTATGCTGTGGTGGCGATGCTGCGTTATGAAGACAGCCAGAGCAGTGTTTGGATACGCATTGCCCTTGAAGAAGCCGTAACGCGTTATTTTACCCCCTCCAGCCTACAACCCAAAGCTCCCCGCTCAGTAGCAGAGATTGATACGCTGATTGGATGGGAGTTTTAAATATCAAGTTGAGTCATCCCAAATTATTGGGATGACTGCGCCTTGAAACGCTTGTTTAGACTTTCACCTTGGCACTCAACACAACTGATTTTGTACTGTTACTCAGTAAAAAGCGTAAGCGTTACGCATAACCTACTTAAACAAGCACTTAGCATTTTACAACAAAGTTGCGTTTCTTTTCAACTTGGTATGCTACCTGTATTTTTTTTCCAACAAGTTGGTAGGTGGGCAAGGTTGTCAAATCCAGTGTTTCGGCATTGAGGATGGCCAAGGTGCGTTGCTTTTCGCCAATCCGCCCTAGGACGATGGCTTTTTCAGGCTGCCCATTGCGGTTAAACAAAAGGCTGTAAGCCTCTACTTGCATTTCGCCGGTATATTCAGCTTGGGCACTCATCCAGGCCGAGGCATCAATTTGGTTTTGAGCCTCGATGTCAGTTTGTGGGTCATAGTTTTCCCAGGCTTGTAGCCCGGGTTTTTTGCCATACACCCCTATGGCGTGTTTGGTAACAAACCAACCCAATGCCGTAACCATCACCTGTTGGTGTGTGCCCTGTTGTAGTCGCTCTACGGCTGTGGCGATTGCGTGTAGGGAGTAGTTATTTCCCGGCCCTCCAAAATAGGCCAAGCTACCTGTGAGACTGAGCGGGCGTGGATCGTCTATCGTGAGTCCGATGGCTTTTAGGGCTATCTGCACGGCAGAGGGAAAACAACTATAAAGGTCAAAAGCATCGATGTCTTCGAGACGGCTTCCGGCTTGTTGGAGCGCCTGTTGGGCTGCATAGGCAATCGCCGGCGATTCAGCCAAATTGGGGCGTGCGCTTACCTCCCATACATCATTGGCTGCTGCTCCTCCTCTAAGATATACCCATTGAGCCTCATCAATGCCTAGTTGGCGCGCCAGCCCTACCGTAGTCATTACCACAGCGGCGGCCTGGTCGGTATTGATATTGGCAGTGAGCCGTTTGGTATAGGGGTAGGCGATGTAGCGGTTGTCGTCGCTAGGGCTGACAATCTGCTCAGGGCTATAGCGCTCCTGTGTCCAAGCATACGGATTTTGGGCGGCTACTTCTGAAAATCGGGCATACAGCGCCCCTATTTTGGCGATATCATAGCCTGGTTCAGCCTCTAGTGCGGTCTCAAAAAGGGGATACATATTGGTAGGCAAATAGAGGTCGTAGCTGTTTTCTAGCTCTGTGGAGCCGAGCCGCTGTGAGCCGTTGATGTATTCGGGAGCGGCTTTGGCCGGCCAATCCAGCTTTAGCCCGCTGCGCATAGCCTTAGAATAGCCATACATAGCCTCTGCGCCTGTAATGAGCACAGCCTTGGCCTTGCCCTGAGCCAAGGCAAGGGCAGCTTGGTTGACCAGATACTGCGGGGTGTTGCCTCCTATTTCGGAGTATACAAAAGCGCTGGGCTGTAGTGCGAGCTGCTCGGCTAGGGCTCGGGGTGCATCTTTGTAGGTATACGAAAAAACATTGACTACCTGAAGGCTGTCAATTTGCGAGCTGATGCTCTTGGGTAAGGTGTCTAAAGCCTGACGAGCGGCTTTTTCCATCAATGCTAAGGGATGTTGGGGCATTTCGCCTGTAGTGAAGCGCTGTACCAATTGGGCAGCCGCGACCAGAATGGGGGTGTTGTTATTCATAAGACCCAAAGTAGTGTTAGTTTACGTTGATGGGCAAAAATAATAATTTCCTTGTTGTTTGGCTTATCAGGTTGGGTGAGTTAGCGGATCAACAACTTGTAATAATGCTCAAAAAACACGTTCTTGTGCAAAAATCATAGGATTTATACACAGCCAGATTCGTGTATAAACCCTTAGAGTTTGTCTAAATTTTCAGCGCGGCACTCAAAACAGCTGATTTTTGTGCGGATACTAGGCAAAAAGCGCAGGCCTTATGTTCAGCCCACGATTTTAATCGTGGGAGGGCTACATCGAGCATTTTTAACGAAGTAGCAGCTAAAAAGCGGCGTTTTGGTGTCGATGAAGAGAATTTTAGACAAGCTCTTATACCTAACAATACTGCTAAACAAATTATGAAGATTGGAATTATCCGCGAGGGCAAGGTTCCGCCCGACAGCCGTGTAGCCTTACTGCCCCATCATTGTCAACAACTACAATCGTACTACCCACAGTGTCAAATTGTGGTGCAGCCTTCTACTATTCGTTGTATCTCGGATGAAGCCTATCAACAAGCAGGGGTTTTGTTACAAGAAGACCTGAGTGACTGTGAGGTGTTGTTTGGGGTCAAAGAAGTACCTATTCCGCAGCTATTACCCCAAAAGACCTATCTCTTTTTTTCGCATACCATTAAGGCACAAGCACACAACAGGGCTTTGCTACAGGCCATACTGCGGCAAGGGGTACGCCTGATTGATTATGAATGCCTGACCGACGAATCAGGGCAACGGGTAGTTGCTTTTGGTCGTTTTGCGGGTATTGTAGGAGCTTATAATGCACTTTGGGCTTATGGCCAACGCAGCCGACGCTACCAACTTAGGCGCGCCCACGAATGTATCGATTATGCAGATCTCCAAACAGAGTACACCAAACTACGCCTACCTAATCTCAAAATAGCCCTCACCGGAGCAGGAAAAGTAGCCAATGGGGCTATCGAAGTATTGCGTGCAGCGGGTATTCGACAGGTGTCGGTGGCGGAGTATTGCGGGCAAACTTTCCAAGAGCCGGTGTTTGTACAATTGCGCTCTTCGGATTATTATCAACCCAAAAAACCGGGGCTGGGGGCTGATTTCTATACCCAGCCGCAGTTGTTTATGCCTGCTTTTGAGCGTTTTTGGTCACAGACTGACCTGCTGATCAGTGCGCATTTCTGGCATCCTCAAGCCGCCCCGCTTTTTAGTTGGACAGATACCCGCCGAGGGGACTTTCGCATCCGGCTTATTGCCGACATTACCTGTGATGTAGATGGTTCTATCCCTACTACCTTGCGTACTTCTAGCATTGCTGCCCCGCTATATGACGTGGACTTGAGCACGGCTATGGAGGCAGCGCCTTGTAGCGATGACAAACACCTGACGGTCATGGCGATTGACAATCTCCCCAGCGAGTTGCCGCTCGATGCTTCGGATATGTTTGGAACACAGCTGTGCCAACACGTCATGCCTGCCCTTATTCAAGAGCAAGATACGCCGATGCTGCGCCGCGCCACCATCGCTGCCCAAGGCCAACTCACGCCTGCTTTTGACTATTTACAGGCTTATGTTGATGGTTTTGAGACTGCATAAGGCTGCGTCTTTACCGCCCCTGATTTTTTGGTTATCTTTGCCTCATACTTTGTAGAATGAATGTTATGCGTGCAATTTTGAACCTTTTGTCAGGGGGGGTATGGTTTTGTTTATGGATTGGTTGGGCGGGGCAAGTGCCATTACAAGCACAGGCACTTGACGATAGCTCCTTGCCTGCTGTATGGCCTCAGTACAGCCCTGAGCCAGTGTTACCCGCTGTTCAAAAAAGCATCTGGGAGGCTTCCCAGATTGGCGAAATTCCTTTACCCGATGGGTTTGAACGGGTAGCCGTTGATGAGGCTAGTTTTGCACACTATCTGCGGCATTTCAGACTCAAGCCCGATACCACGATTTACCTCCACAATGGCCAACGCAAACCCGATCAAAGCTTTGGTTTTAGGGTCTTGGATATTGATGTGGGCAGTCAGAACTTGCAACAGTGTGCCGATGCTGTCATCCGTTTGCGCGCCGAATACCTCTATCAAAGCCAAGCACACGACCAGATTCGCTTCAACTTTACCAATGGCCAACCGGCCGTCTACCAACAATGGCGCGAAGGTTACCGTGCTTATGAGCAACGGGGACAAATTGTATGGCGTAAAGAGGTTGACTATGACGGCTCATATCCCAACTTTAGAAAATATTTGGACTTGGTTTTTTATTATGCCGGTACCTTCTCCTTAGAGCGTGAGCTGATAACAGTGCCGCTTGGTGCGCCACCACAAATAGGCGATGTACTCATTCGTGGCGGCTTTCCCGGGCACGCGATGCTCTTGGTTGATTTGGCCCAAAACCCCCAAACAGGGGAGTATATTTTCTTGCTAATGCAGAGTGCCCGCCCCGCACAGGATATGCACCTCGTGCGCAACCGAAACACCCCCACGCTCAGCCCTTGGTATAGCCTCACAGAGTTGAATCCAAAAATACAGATTGAAGAATGGACGTTTGACCGCAGTAACCTGAAGCGCTTTGCCGGGGAGTAGCTCCAAGAGGATGTTTTGAGGCGCTTGCCTGATAAATGTAGCCCTACTGTTGGCAATGCACTGATTTTCTGCGTAATTTGCCGCCCATTCTATCCGCTGTTGCCGCCTAGCAGCCTCGAACTGTCTCAAT of the Eisenibacter elegans DSM 3317 genome contains:
- a CDS encoding DUF4846 domain-containing protein; protein product: MRAILNLLSGGVWFCLWIGWAGQVPLQAQALDDSSLPAVWPQYSPEPVLPAVQKSIWEASQIGEIPLPDGFERVAVDEASFAHYLRHFRLKPDTTIYLHNGQRKPDQSFGFRVLDIDVGSQNLQQCADAVIRLRAEYLYQSQAHDQIRFNFTNGQPAVYQQWREGYRAYEQRGQIVWRKEVDYDGSYPNFRKYLDLVFYYAGTFSLERELITVPLGAPPQIGDVLIRGGFPGHAMLLVDLAQNPQTGEYIFLLMQSARPAQDMHLVRNRNTPTLSPWYSLTELNPKIQIEEWTFDRSNLKRFAGE
- a CDS encoding thiolase C-terminal domain-containing protein, encoding MNNNTPILVAAAQLVQRFTTGEMPQHPLALMEKAARQALDTLPKSISSQIDSLQVVNVFSYTYKDAPRALAEQLALQPSAFVYSEIGGNTPQYLVNQAALALAQGKAKAVLITGAEAMYGYSKAMRSGLKLDWPAKAAPEYINGSQRLGSTELENSYDLYLPTNMYPLFETALEAEPGYDIAKIGALYARFSEVAAQNPYAWTQERYSPEQIVSPSDDNRYIAYPYTKRLTANINTDQAAAVVMTTVGLARQLGIDEAQWVYLRGGAAANDVWEVSARPNLAESPAIAYAAQQALQQAGSRLEDIDAFDLYSCFPSAVQIALKAIGLTIDDPRPLSLTGSLAYFGGPGNNYSLHAIATAVERLQQGTHQQVMVTALGWFVTKHAIGVYGKKPGLQAWENYDPQTDIEAQNQIDASAWMSAQAEYTGEMQVEAYSLLFNRNGQPEKAIVLGRIGEKQRTLAILNAETLDLTTLPTYQLVGKKIQVAYQVEKKRNFVVKC
- a CDS encoding NAD(P)-dependent oxidoreductase, encoding MKIGIIREGKVPPDSRVALLPHHCQQLQSYYPQCQIVVQPSTIRCISDEAYQQAGVLLQEDLSDCEVLFGVKEVPIPQLLPQKTYLFFSHTIKAQAHNRALLQAILRQGVRLIDYECLTDESGQRVVAFGRFAGIVGAYNALWAYGQRSRRYQLRRAHECIDYADLQTEYTKLRLPNLKIALTGAGKVANGAIEVLRAAGIRQVSVAEYCGQTFQEPVFVQLRSSDYYQPKKPGLGADFYTQPQLFMPAFERFWSQTDLLISAHFWHPQAAPLFSWTDTRRGDFRIRLIADITCDVDGSIPTTLRTSSIAAPLYDVDLSTAMEAAPCSDDKHLTVMAIDNLPSELPLDASDMFGTQLCQHVMPALIQEQDTPMLRRATIAAQGQLTPAFDYLQAYVDGFETA